The following proteins are encoded in a genomic region of Corylus avellana chromosome ca4, CavTom2PMs-1.0:
- the LOC132178051 gene encoding uncharacterized protein LOC132178051, translating into MIDEGTSYHQQLQAITTLRSDKIVDNHVEEKKDEHTEVAQNLQNDKRKQVSNEASSSAASTPENPYEPRAPFPECLKAPSHFGKQGEKVQSMMEMFKQVDKFFFPVDFIVLDTKPVPNPEKLVLVILGRPFLATANACINCRTGVMEISFSNMKVRLNIFFAFQHAPDQNECFFVESIEDYVEDSLPSLLTEDPVEACLTYFDFEEFNTDQYIEEVHELLDTAASADFHPWRVVKEPLPVTSSTPHVPSLLSPPKLELTPLPEKLKYAFLEANNTLLVIIVFDLQKDQEDSLLAVLKEHKEAIGWTVADLKGIDPSICMQRIHLEKDARPSREAQRRLNPNMKEVVMKEVVKLVDAGIIYPISDSKWVSPTQVVPKKSGITVVENSSGELVPQHTTTRWRVCIDY; encoded by the exons ATGAtagatgagggcacttcataccatcagcaaCTTCAAGCCATAACTACCTTGAGAAGCGACAaaatagttgacaatcatgtggaggagaagaaggatgaacaCACGGAGGTTGCTCAGAATTTGCAGAATGATAAAAGAAAGCAAGTGAGCAATGAGGCTTCGTCATCAGCAGCATCCACCCCAGAGAACCCATATGAGCCACGGGCCCCCTTCCCAGAatgtctcaaggcaccttcccactttgggaaacaaggagagaaagtACAAAGcatgatggagatgttcaaacag gtggataaatttttcttcccagtgGACTTTATCGTGCTGGATACCAAGCCTGTGCCCAATCCTGAGAAGCTGGTTcttgtcatccttgggcgtccatTTTTAGCCACAGCAAATGCATGTATCAATtgtcgaactggagtcatggagatctcatttAGCAATATGAAGGTTCGGTTGAATATCTTTTTTGCCTTTCAGCATGCTCCTgatcagaatgagtgtttctttgtGGAGAGCATTGAAGATTATGTAGAAGATTCACTACCTAGTCTCCTGACAGAGGATCCAGTGGAAGCCTGTTTGACTTACTTCGACTTTGAAGAGTTCAACACCGACCAGTACATCGAAGAGGTTCATGAATTGCTAGACACTGCTGCAAGTGCAGATTTCcatccatggagagtagtaaaggagCCCTTACCTGTGACATCAAGCACTCCTCATGTTCCTTCTCTACTGTCTCCACCGAAACTTGAGTTGACGCCCTTGCCAGAAAAGCTCAAGTATGCATTTCTCGAAGCTAACAACACTCTGTTGGTCATCATTGTTTTTGATCTTCAAAAGGACCAAGAGGACAGTCTGCTAGCAGTTTTAAAGGAGCATAAAGAGGCCATTGGATGGACAgtggcagatttgaaaggcatcgaCCCCTCTATCTGTATGCAACGGATCCATTTGGAAAAAGATGCTCGACCCTCCCGTGAGGCACAGCGCcggttgaatcccaacatgaaggaggtagtaatgaaagaggtagtcaagTTAGTTGATGCAGGCATCATTTACCCCATCTCcgacagcaaatgggtgagtcccactcaagtggttccaaagaaatcAGGTATCACCGTCGTTGAGAACTCTTCTGGCGAATTGGTTCCACAACACACAACCACGAGATGGCGTGTCTGCATTGACTACTAG